The region ACAGACTACCAACCGAACGCGAGCTTATGGATGAGTTTGGGGTAAGCAGGGCAACTGTCGTTAGGGCGATGACCGAGCTCGAAAATTCCAATGTTGTCAAACGAATACAAGGGAAAGGCACTTTTGTATCTGGAGAAAAGCTAAATCTTCATTTGCCAGGATTAACGGGATTCAGCGAAGATCTCATTATGTCATCTGGGCAACCAAGAACGAAAGTTGTCAGTTATGAAATTGGATCGGAAATGAAAGAGTCAAAGTACTTCTCAGAAGAAGATAGAGAACTCATATACATTGTTAGATTAAGGCTCTCAGGGGAAGATCCCATCGGAATCAACTACAACTATGTCCCATACATCATTGCTAAGACAATCGGATTTCTCCCGGAGAACATCGATGCGAATCCCAGCACCTCCCTTTATGGGCTTCTAGACGAATACGGTTATCAACTTGATTATGCCGATCAGTTTTTGGAGGCCAAGGCGGCTACAAGAACCGAAGCAAAACTTCTCAATATTCCTCCTGGAGCACCGGTAATGAGTTATGAACGAGTGACACATACTACAACAGGAAGAGTTGTTGAATTCGTAAGGGCTACAATCGCTGGAAATGCATATCGTTATAGTATTAGGCTTTACAGAAATGGCTCTGGAAATCAAATTGGGGGAAAGTTTCCTTATCTCAGGAAAAAGGAGTGATGTAGATGTTGAGAAAGGCGTTAGTGTTAATGGTTGTTCTAGGATTGCTCGTCAGTTTCGGTTTTGCTTTGAAGATAGGAGTCACTACAATCACACTTAGACATGAATTCTTTCAAGCAATTGAAGCGGGAATAAGAGATGCTGCCGCTCTAGCAGGAGTTGAAGTTGAAACGTTCGATCCAGATCTGAGCATGGAGAAGCAGGTAGCTGCGATGGAAGATTTCATTCAGAAGAAGGTAGATGCCATTATTCTTATTCCGATCGACGTAAAAGGACTCATTCCAGTTACTACAGAAGCAATTGCAGCTGGAATACCGGTAGTCACTGTAGACATGCCTGTTGAGGTCCCGGGAGTTATTACGTTTGTTGGTACTCCCAATAAGCAAGTTGGCTATGAGCTTGGCTTGGTTGCGAAGGAATACATAGAAAACGAGCTTGGTGGCAAAGCGAAGATAGCGATAGTAAGGTGGCTAGAATCTCAGATTCAGATCGAAAGAACGGAAGGTTTCTTGGAAGCACTTGCGGATATGGACGGTGTGACTTTCGTTGGCGAGTATCAGGGGTATGATCGCGATCAATCATTCAACGCAGTCAGTGACTTGTCTATGGCGCATCCTGATCTAGATTTGATTTACGCTCCGGCAGAG is a window of Mesotoga infera DNA encoding:
- a CDS encoding GntR family transcriptional regulator → RLPTERELMDEFGVSRATVVRAMTELENSNVVKRIQGKGTFVSGEKLNLHLPGLTGFSEDLIMSSGQPRTKVVSYEIGSEMKESKYFSEEDRELIYIVRLRLSGEDPIGINYNYVPYIIAKTIGFLPENIDANPSTSLYGLLDEYGYQLDYADQFLEAKAATRTEAKLLNIPPGAPVMSYERVTHTTTGRVVEFVRATIAGNAYRYSIRLYRNGSGNQIGGKFPYLRKKE
- a CDS encoding sugar ABC transporter substrate-binding protein — translated: MLRKALVLMVVLGLLVSFGFALKIGVTTITLRHEFFQAIEAGIRDAAALAGVEVETFDPDLSMEKQVAAMEDFIQKKVDAIILIPIDVKGLIPVTTEAIAAGIPVVTVDMPVEVPGVITFVGTPNKQVGYELGLVAKEYIENELGGKAKIAIVRWLESQIQIERTEGFLEALADMDGVTFVGEYQGYDRDQSFNAVSDLSMAHPDLDLIYAPAENSVVGAHAALETFDLLEKIKIVGFDMTDEALRGLNDGSILAMAQQQPYLEGRIAVQALLTYIKGMEVLGNDWVPENSLVPAKIFTPDNVDTFERDPTEPTVK